In Methanosarcina barkeri MS, a single window of DNA contains:
- a CDS encoding DUF3344 domain-containing protein — MIRKSDLSLHIGMTMLVLCAALILTALPAAANYTGDKNLTENFSGIITGEMNYTIGDSYYSPKMWSNDDYVYTTTILEAIPNNAEPVIARLYVYWSWSFNDTDPTSTKYDTGVPYPEMNVTINGGQPLALDARYNDTKDFDGYNYPAGTYCYDVIGNVTPGGVKSYVVNITNSYNGEYNQSFNIAGVGLLTLYNYTSSEKEYRIAEGHDMLYDKYNTSTSSWENGIPPTMATSYAFLTDLTENENNGTLTTVVPFAGTNPPGGTAYNVLFFNDQEWVGLWDGIPRDNNFAYETVNVTVIGGNNTVGFRDGVDNATHTTDLQMDPANAFLLHPL, encoded by the coding sequence ATGATAAGAAAATCTGATTTAAGTTTGCACATAGGGATGACTATGCTGGTCCTGTGTGCGGCACTGATTCTGACAGCGTTACCGGCGGCTGCTAATTATACGGGAGACAAGAATCTTACCGAAAATTTCAGTGGAATAATTACAGGCGAGATGAACTACACTATAGGTGACAGCTACTATAGCCCCAAAATGTGGAGTAACGACGATTATGTGTACACAACTACTATTTTAGAAGCCATACCGAATAACGCCGAGCCCGTTATAGCAAGGTTATATGTGTATTGGTCATGGAGTTTCAACGACACTGATCCTACTTCTACTAAGTATGACACAGGCGTTCCTTACCCTGAGATGAATGTAACCATTAATGGTGGTCAGCCTCTTGCGTTAGATGCTAGGTACAATGACACCAAGGACTTTGATGGATATAATTATCCCGCCGGGACGTACTGCTATGATGTAATAGGCAACGTTACACCTGGTGGTGTTAAGTCCTATGTTGTGAATATAACTAATTCATATAATGGTGAGTATAATCAGTCATTCAATATTGCGGGTGTGGGGCTTTTAACACTCTACAACTATACATCTTCAGAAAAAGAATACCGGATTGCAGAAGGACACGACATGTTGTATGACAAATACAATACCAGCACCAGTTCCTGGGAGAATGGAATACCACCAACTATGGCCACTAGTTATGCATTTTTAACTGACTTGACCGAAAATGAAAATAATGGAACTCTGACTACTGTCGTTCCATTTGCAGGTACAAACCCACCCGGAGGTACAGCATACAACGTGTTATTCTTTAATGATCAAGAGTGGGTAGGATTATGGGATGGAATTCCAAGAGACAATAATTTTGCATATGAGACTGTAAACGTAACTGTTATAGGAGGCAACAATACTGTCGGATTCCGAGATGGTGTGGACAACGCCACCCATACAACTGACCTTCAGATGGACCCAGCGAATGCGTTCCTGTTGCATCCATTATAA
- a CDS encoding cobalamin B12-binding domain-containing protein, with protein MYGKNFNLLVLLILVIVVAQFVFPVSAEASCKQGNESSGTVIIGTVEGDSHTFGKDSVATALEDEGFEVIDLGNGVSAESFAANAKEKKADFVFSFASMSTTMIHQIQIEEQLKAAGIRDKVITGVGGSLVTQAWSDQIGADIYTAGSEDAVSKAKSALLKSNKNVPKTCSANKSATKNLNV; from the coding sequence ATGTACGGGAAAAATTTCAATTTATTGGTCCTGTTAATCCTGGTAATAGTTGTTGCTCAATTTGTCTTTCCGGTTTCGGCCGAAGCTTCTTGCAAACAAGGGAATGAGAGTTCTGGAACTGTCATAATCGGCACTGTTGAAGGGGATTCACACACTTTTGGGAAGGATAGTGTTGCGACTGCGCTTGAAGATGAAGGTTTTGAAGTAATTGATCTTGGAAACGGCGTATCGGCTGAAAGTTTTGCTGCAAATGCGAAAGAAAAGAAAGCCGATTTTGTGTTCAGTTTCGCCTCTATGAGTACTACAATGATCCACCAGATCCAGATTGAGGAGCAGCTCAAAGCTGCAGGGATCCGAGATAAGGTCATAACTGGTGTGGGTGGGTCGCTGGTGACTCAGGCCTGGTCTGACCAGATCGGAGCTGATATTTATACTGCAGGATCGGAAGACGCGGTGTCAAAAGCAAAATCGGCTCTACTGAAAAGTAACAAAAATGTTCCAAAAACCTGTTCAGCCAATAAAAGTGCCACTAAAAACCTTAACGTATAA
- a CDS encoding group II intron maturase-specific domain-containing protein, which yields MAWSQEVLIAKLNPIIRGWSNYHNSVVSSDTFQKFDHIIWELL from the coding sequence ATGGCATGGTCTCAGGAAGTCTTAATTGCCAAACTAAATCCCATAATAAGAGGCTGGTCTAACTACCATAATTCCGTGGTTTCTTCGGATACTTTCCAGAAATTTGATCACATAATTTGGGAACTGTTGTGA
- a CDS encoding right-handed parallel beta-helix repeat-containing protein produces the protein MKGKTILVLTAVFVLLILISSSASAATLCVKEGGGAGKYGSLQEAINAAVEGDVILVREGSYSENVLVNKSLDIIARNPCPDKTVITALDPELPVLHVTSNSVNISGFTLKGADSAYGIYLDRVSESNISNNYFSGNWRSIMLKSSHKNSLENNCLSSSDNGIWLESSRQNLLKNNKADSNRHYGFYLNASENNTFQNNCAFKDAIGIYMENSSGCRVIGSETSNNFYGIYLTGSGESLLGNNTANSNEMYGIYLGNSNGSTLEGNIANSNIWGIYLDSSSNVLKNNTMSCNNRNFGAYTYHYTGEMNNTIDTSNTVDGKSIYYLLGVSNKTLDSDSNVGVVYCINCKNITLKDLVLKNNSFGVYLYNTQNSLLEGNNISNNEHGVYLGNCSVVTLRGNDANLNEGDAFILSNCRNCLVKENNASNNMAGIWLCDISRDNILKENTVTSSSWCCIDLGDTSCNNTLEGNTLSGAYEGIYLYGVSEKNTLNNNNITASSYGLFTEGCGNNTISRNKISDNDVGISLNLNWTDGTTSSYNIIYNNYLNNSKNAEDYGTNTWNISKTEGENIVGGPYLGGNFWASPEGNGFSETALDEDGALIADLPYNVTETNYDYLPLVFEKPVEKTENKDGKKCEKSR, from the coding sequence TTGAAAGGGAAAACAATACTCGTATTAACTGCCGTTTTTGTACTGTTAATCCTTATATCAAGCTCTGCGTCCGCAGCTACTCTCTGCGTGAAGGAAGGAGGAGGTGCGGGAAAATACGGAAGCCTTCAGGAAGCCATAAATGCCGCTGTTGAAGGGGATGTTATCCTCGTTAGGGAAGGGAGTTATAGTGAAAATGTACTTGTAAATAAATCTCTTGATATAATTGCCAGGAATCCATGCCCTGATAAAACCGTCATCACTGCTCTGGACCCCGAGCTCCCTGTACTCCATGTGACTTCTAATTCCGTAAATATCAGTGGATTTACTTTGAAAGGAGCAGATTCAGCATATGGGATTTATCTTGACAGGGTTTCGGAAAGCAACATCAGCAACAACTATTTTTCAGGAAACTGGAGAAGTATCATGTTAAAAAGTTCGCATAAGAACTCTCTGGAAAATAACTGCTTATCTAGCAGTGACAATGGAATCTGGCTTGAAAGTTCGAGACAAAACTTACTAAAAAACAACAAAGCGGATTCTAACCGTCATTACGGTTTCTATTTGAATGCATCCGAAAACAATACTTTTCAAAATAATTGTGCATTTAAGGACGCAATTGGCATTTACATGGAAAACTCTTCAGGCTGCCGTGTTATTGGCTCGGAAACCTCAAACAACTTTTACGGGATCTACCTTACCGGTTCTGGAGAAAGCCTGCTCGGAAACAACACCGCAAACTCAAATGAGATGTATGGCATATACTTGGGAAATTCGAATGGAAGCACTCTGGAAGGAAATATTGCAAACTCAAATATATGGGGGATTTATCTCGACTCAAGCTCCAACGTACTTAAAAACAACACAATGTCTTGCAACAACAGGAATTTCGGAGCCTATACATATCACTACACTGGTGAGATGAATAACACAATAGATACCAGCAACACCGTAGATGGAAAATCGATATACTATCTCTTAGGAGTTTCGAATAAGACTCTTGACTCTGATTCAAATGTAGGAGTTGTCTACTGCATTAACTGTAAAAATATAACTCTCAAAGACCTGGTTCTTAAAAACAACAGTTTTGGAGTTTACCTGTACAATACTCAAAACTCACTGCTTGAAGGAAACAATATTTCAAACAATGAACACGGAGTTTACCTTGGAAACTGTTCGGTAGTAACTCTCAGGGGTAATGATGCTAATTTGAATGAAGGTGATGCCTTCATCTTAAGCAACTGCAGGAACTGCCTTGTAAAGGAGAACAATGCTTCGAACAATATGGCAGGCATCTGGCTCTGTGATATCAGCAGAGACAATATCCTCAAAGAAAACACAGTTACTTCGAGTAGCTGGTGCTGCATAGACCTTGGGGATACAAGCTGCAACAATACTCTTGAAGGAAATACTCTTTCCGGGGCCTATGAAGGAATCTATCTGTACGGGGTCAGTGAGAAAAATACTTTGAACAACAACAATATTACGGCCAGCTCCTATGGATTATTTACGGAAGGCTGCGGCAATAACACTATTTCAAGGAATAAAATTTCAGATAATGATGTGGGAATATCTCTAAACTTGAATTGGACTGATGGTACAACCTCGAGCTACAACATTATCTACAACAACTATTTGAATAACAGTAAAAATGCCGAAGACTACGGGACAAATACCTGGAACATTTCAAAAACTGAAGGTGAAAATATCGTCGGAGGACCTTACCTGGGCGGGAATTTCTGGGCTTCTCCTGAAGGAAATGGTTTTTCAGAAACAGCTTTGGATGAAGATGGAGCTCTGATTGCAGACCTTCCTTACAATGTAACGGAAACGAACTATGACTATCTCCCCCTTGTATTCGAGAAGCCTGTAGAAAAAACCGAAAATAAGGATGGAAAAAAGTGCGAGAAAAGCAGGTAA
- a CDS encoding PKD domain-containing protein gives MNITPKYAKYLLPILLILLFAGTASALPTVVHDTVRGEMYVSSTANWYSKYTTNNFNVPNGTVAFARYYVGIWGSSDDLTYARISTAFNGHAFPTNPSYYSSEMGVTWIPYDVTDYLRPGEINTATINSKLWGDGRQYGTTLVVVLENESKPQMEYWIADGLDWMHDGDYVGYDVPNSITYFNGTVNLSDVQSASLFSTHLTGFNHEDLNGNSLSDPADSTSGEYFNYIRWDNVKNSLVAENQTVNVGRGSDSYCSAVFHALSIIHKNKPDLVPVNLTPSFVTANITNAMTVTLKNQGNKDSSAFNISLFVDDKLVDTQPVASLGSGDNTTVDLNWTPDGSKGAYLLTVVADPENEIVELNETNNMITKLVGIASANSPIAEFSADKTSGDSPLTVNFTDQSTNSPLSWAWDFNNDGTVDSNVQNPTYTYNAAGTYTVKLTVTNAGGSESETKTGYIVVNPLAANFTAIPISGNAPLTVNFTDQSTGTPTAWAWDFENDSTVDSTQQNPTHTYSTPGNYTVSLTVTNVGGNNSTVKTDYITASSVIPVANFSANKIHGISPLSVTFTDQSTNTPTEWLWDFGDGNTSTSQNPTHTYTTVGTYTVKLEATNLAGTSNITKTGYITVSAGVSPVWTRNTSWDIPDIGSRAAPCFVDLDGDGDYDLLIGTGSGITYAYENTGTTSSPAWTKKSEWDVPDDVGNYAKVASADLDSDGDYDLLIGEYTGKIYGYENTGNKSSPMWTRNNSWDSKGGSTRASPCLADLDDDGDFDLLVGFHDGITYGYENIGTKNSPTWTVKSEWNGPATGSSFTGPYATDLDGDGDYDLLIGESDGISHAYENIGTASSPIWEAKSEWNTPDVGDNAEPEVADLDNDGDYDLLIGASNGISYAYENTAVSVVAKPDLILTAFTPESSIAVNALCTIVATVNNTGTENVDTFNATLSVNGTVVDTQSVSGIASGSSALVNFSWTPEAAGDYNLTVTADPENRIAESDETNNAFTVLVTASSASTTLVANFSADVTKGTIPLSVNFTDQSTGSPTSWFWDFGDGTNATEQNVSHKYTSAGNYTVNLTVADAEGRDSKVKTNYITVSESSIPVEPAPIAAFTADVTSGTASLTVNFTDQSTGSPTSWLWDFGDNSTATEQNVSHTYTSAGNYTVNLTVSNADGSDSEVKTEYIVVSESLPGAPVADFAATPTSGDAPLTVNFTDASTGNISSYAWDFDNDGTVDSTEQNPVYTYSTIGNYTVNLTVANVDGNDSEVKTDYIVVSESLPGAPVANFTANRTSGTAPLDVQFTDASTGNISSYAWDFDNDGNVDSTEQNPIHTYTAAWNYTVNLTVTNEAGSNSTVKTDYITVSSAKTNDLTISGIINTVPSSAVFAKEANTVKITDVKNTGTDTLTNISLALYASDVSDGTVPVNTTTISSLAGGAKTTVSLIDPTIRSLEGGTVTYTAVVDPDNLIPENNEANNNASVDKPVKYNGYKGKRYWEGGSDITTKETYDLQGNLLYSTQPSSAYKGVKWTGRTETWTASDLLIPSGSTVEKALLYVPYNWDTNPGGVPKWTATFNGNTLANGTLYTDKSNFGSYANYTYGLYVFDVTDQFDTAGNSLIMAPDSENSNALYPSTLVVVYRNSNETRKQIFINDECDELAYSPTSYGTTLEEATAYAPFTDMSVETEKVRNATLYSFVGSAGPNEGNLLFNGNTVASNAWQGDSSSSNAQVFDVKNYINETGNEAGIQGTTSGGMDALQQILVVEYQEEQKSAPVANFTTNVTTGKAPLDVQFIDASTGNISSYAWDFDNDGTVDSTEQNPVHIYTAAGNYTVNLTVSNADGSDSEVKTEYIIVSEPLSGSPVANFTANMTSGKAPLTVEFTDISTGSPTSWQWDFNNDGTVDSTEQNPIYTYAAAGTYTVNLTVTGPDGNDSEVKTDYIIVSEPLSGSPVANFTANRTSGKAPLDVQFTDASIGNISSYSWDFDNDGNVDSTEQNPIYTYTAAGTYTVNLTVSNADGNDSEVKTGYIKVSSPSSAKPVANFSANPTSGKTPLNVKFTDTSTGSPTSWFWNFGDGSKSYRQDPIHKYSKAGIYTVNLTVKNAKGRNTVTKTNYIKVITKPVANFTSSVTSGKTPLNVKFTDTSTGIPAKWIWDFGDGSKSFHQNPIHKYSKAGIYTVNLTVKNAKGRNTVTKTEYIKVITKPVANFTSSVTSGKAPLKVTFTDTSTGIPDKWIWDFGDGSKSSHQNLTHKYSKAGTYTVNLTVKNAKGRNTVTKTDYIKVVTKPVADFSATPTFGKTPLTVEFTDNSTGVPTAWKWSFGDGTTSREKNPEHQYLQGGSYKVTLTVVNVAGSSTVTKKNYIKVTTNTRPGIYSENK, from the coding sequence ATGAATATAACCCCCAAATACGCAAAATATCTACTTCCAATACTATTAATACTGCTTTTTGCCGGTACTGCCTCGGCTTTACCCACAGTAGTACACGACACGGTTCGAGGTGAGATGTATGTCTCATCCACTGCAAACTGGTATTCTAAATATACTACAAACAATTTTAACGTACCAAACGGTACCGTTGCTTTTGCACGATACTATGTAGGAATTTGGGGTTCCTCTGATGACCTCACGTATGCAAGAATATCCACTGCATTCAACGGGCATGCATTCCCAACAAATCCATCATATTATTCCTCAGAAATGGGTGTAACATGGATACCCTATGATGTCACAGACTACCTGCGCCCAGGAGAAATAAATACCGCAACTATCAACTCTAAATTATGGGGTGACGGTAGACAGTACGGCACTACTCTTGTAGTCGTACTGGAAAACGAAAGTAAACCACAGATGGAATACTGGATTGCAGATGGTCTTGACTGGATGCATGATGGTGACTATGTAGGATATGATGTTCCGAACTCTATCACATATTTCAATGGGACAGTAAATCTCTCTGACGTGCAGAGTGCCAGCCTGTTCTCAACTCACCTCACAGGATTCAATCACGAAGATCTGAATGGAAACTCTCTTTCAGATCCTGCCGATTCAACAAGTGGTGAATACTTCAACTATATCAGGTGGGACAATGTAAAGAACTCACTTGTGGCCGAGAACCAGACCGTAAACGTGGGACGAGGAAGCGACTCATACTGTTCTGCAGTCTTTCACGCTCTATCGATAATACACAAAAATAAACCCGATCTAGTTCCAGTAAACCTTACTCCTTCTTTTGTAACTGCCAACATCACAAATGCCATGACTGTAACCCTCAAAAATCAAGGAAACAAAGATTCTTCAGCTTTTAATATATCGCTCTTCGTGGACGACAAGCTAGTTGATACGCAGCCTGTGGCCAGCCTGGGAAGCGGAGACAACACAACCGTCGACTTAAACTGGACTCCTGATGGCAGTAAAGGTGCCTATTTGTTGACCGTGGTTGCAGATCCTGAGAATGAGATAGTCGAGTTGAATGAAACTAATAATATGATCACAAAACTGGTCGGCATAGCTTCGGCAAACTCCCCGATAGCTGAGTTCAGCGCAGATAAGACTTCAGGTGATTCCCCGCTTACGGTCAACTTCACAGATCAGTCAACAAACTCTCCCCTATCGTGGGCCTGGGACTTCAACAATGATGGAACAGTGGACAGTAACGTGCAGAATCCTACCTACACATACAATGCCGCCGGCACTTATACAGTCAAACTCACAGTCACCAACGCCGGTGGGAGTGAGTCCGAGACGAAAACAGGGTATATTGTTGTTAATCCACTAGCTGCCAACTTCACGGCAATACCAATTTCCGGTAATGCTCCACTTACGGTCAACTTCACAGATCAATCCACAGGCACACCAACTGCATGGGCCTGGGATTTTGAGAATGACAGTACTGTAGACAGCACACAACAGAATCCTACCCATACATATTCAACCCCTGGCAACTATACTGTCAGCCTTACAGTTACGAACGTTGGTGGAAACAACTCCACTGTGAAAACAGACTACATAACAGCTTCATCAGTTATTCCAGTAGCTAATTTCAGTGCTAATAAAATTCATGGTATTTCCCCACTCAGTGTCACATTTACAGATCAGTCAACAAACACGCCTACTGAGTGGCTCTGGGACTTCGGGGACGGTAACACCTCAACAAGCCAAAATCCTACACACACCTACACCACTGTCGGAACATATACAGTCAAACTAGAAGCCACAAATCTTGCCGGAACTAGCAATATTACAAAAACAGGATACATAACAGTTTCGGCAGGAGTTAGTCCTGTGTGGACAAGGAATACCTCATGGGATATACCTGATATAGGGTCTCGTGCAGCTCCGTGTTTTGTCGATTTAGACGGTGATGGAGACTATGACTTGCTGATAGGTACAGGTAGTGGTATTACTTATGCATATGAAAATACAGGAACTACAAGCAGTCCAGCTTGGACGAAAAAATCAGAATGGGATGTACCTGACGATGTGGGTAATTATGCTAAAGTGGCATCTGCTGATCTTGATAGCGATGGAGACTACGACTTGTTAATAGGTGAATATACAGGTAAAATATACGGCTATGAGAACACCGGGAATAAAAGCAGTCCTATGTGGACGAGGAATAACTCATGGGATAGTAAGGGTGGCTCGACTAGAGCATCTCCATGTTTAGCTGATCTTGACGACGATGGAGACTTTGACTTGCTAGTAGGTTTCCATGATGGTATCACATATGGATATGAAAATATTGGAACTAAAAACAGTCCGACTTGGACAGTAAAATCGGAATGGAACGGTCCTGCTACAGGATCTTCTTTTACAGGTCCCTACGCAACCGACTTAGACGGCGATGGAGATTACGACTTACTTATAGGTGAATCCGATGGTATTTCACATGCCTACGAAAATATTGGGACTGCAAGTAGCCCAATATGGGAGGCAAAATCAGAATGGAACACACCTGATGTGGGAGATAATGCTGAACCAGAAGTTGCCGATCTCGACAATGATGGAGATTACGACTTACTTATAGGTGCAAGTAACGGTATTTCATATGCCTACGAGAACACTGCAGTTTCAGTTGTAGCAAAGCCTGACCTCATCCTCACTGCGTTCACTCCAGAATCCAGCATTGCTGTGAATGCCCTCTGCACCATAGTTGCCACCGTTAACAATACCGGTACAGAGAATGTAGATACCTTTAACGCGACCCTTTCTGTAAATGGCACTGTCGTAGATACGCAGTCTGTATCAGGCATCGCATCAGGCAGCAGCGCTTTAGTTAACTTCTCGTGGACACCGGAAGCAGCGGGTGACTATAACCTCACTGTAACTGCAGATCCAGAAAATAGGATCGCTGAATCGGACGAAACGAACAATGCGTTTACAGTACTTGTCACAGCTTCTTCAGCGTCGACAACCCTGGTTGCGAACTTCTCTGCTGACGTAACGAAAGGTACGATTCCTCTCAGTGTAAATTTCACTGACCAGTCAACAGGTTCCCCAACATCCTGGTTCTGGGACTTTGGAGACGGTACCAACGCTACTGAGCAGAACGTTTCACACAAATATACATCAGCTGGTAACTATACTGTGAATCTTACAGTTGCAGATGCAGAAGGAAGAGATTCCAAGGTAAAGACTAACTATATTACTGTTTCTGAGTCCTCAATACCTGTAGAACCAGCACCAATTGCCGCTTTTACTGCTGATGTAACAAGCGGTACTGCTTCTCTCACTGTCAACTTTACGGATCAGTCCACAGGTTCTCCAACTTCCTGGTTATGGGACTTTGGGGACAATTCGACTGCTACCGAGCAGAACGTTTCACACACGTACACATCAGCCGGTAACTATACCGTTAACCTTACGGTTTCCAACGCTGATGGAAGCGATTCTGAAGTAAAAACTGAGTACATTGTGGTAAGTGAATCACTTCCTGGAGCACCGGTTGCAGATTTTGCAGCAACACCTACTTCTGGCGATGCACCACTTACTGTTAACTTCACTGATGCTTCAACTGGCAATATTTCATCCTATGCATGGGACTTTGATAATGATGGAACTGTTGACAGTACTGAGCAGAATCCAGTCTATACGTATTCAACAATAGGTAACTATACTGTTAACCTTACTGTTGCCAATGTAGACGGTAACGATTCTGAAGTAAAAACTGATTACATTGTAGTAAGTGAATCACTGCCTGGAGCACCGGTTGCAAACTTCACAGCCAATCGGACCAGTGGAACAGCTCCGCTTGACGTTCAGTTTACAGATGCATCAACTGGAAATATCTCATCCTATGCATGGGACTTTGATAACGATGGCAATGTAGACAGTACTGAGCAGAACCCGATTCACACTTACACCGCAGCTTGGAACTACACCGTCAATCTTACGGTCACAAATGAAGCCGGAAGCAACAGTACAGTAAAGACGGATTATATCACTGTAAGTTCAGCGAAAACTAACGATCTCACAATCTCCGGAATCATAAACACTGTACCAAGCTCTGCAGTCTTTGCCAAGGAGGCAAACACTGTAAAGATAACCGATGTCAAGAACACCGGAACTGACACCCTTACTAACATTTCGCTGGCTCTATATGCAAGCGACGTGTCCGATGGAACAGTTCCGGTAAACACGACAACAATTTCATCCCTTGCAGGCGGAGCTAAAACTACTGTCTCTTTAATTGATCCCACAATCCGCAGCCTGGAAGGCGGCACCGTAACCTATACTGCAGTTGTCGACCCTGACAACCTTATTCCTGAAAATAACGAGGCAAACAACAATGCCAGTGTGGATAAGCCTGTCAAATACAATGGGTATAAAGGCAAACGCTATTGGGAAGGTGGAAGTGATATCACAACAAAAGAGACCTATGATCTCCAGGGTAACCTTCTGTACTCCACTCAACCTTCTTCTGCTTATAAGGGTGTAAAATGGACTGGCAGGACGGAAACCTGGACAGCAAGCGATCTTTTGATTCCGAGCGGTTCCACTGTGGAAAAAGCCTTGCTCTATGTGCCCTATAACTGGGATACCAACCCTGGCGGAGTGCCAAAATGGACTGCAACCTTCAACGGAAACACGCTTGCAAACGGTACCCTCTACACTGATAAGAGTAATTTCGGCAGTTATGCAAATTATACATATGGTCTCTACGTTTTCGATGTAACAGATCAGTTCGATACCGCTGGAAACAGTCTTATCATGGCACCTGACTCTGAAAACAGCAATGCTCTGTATCCAAGCACTCTAGTCGTGGTCTACCGCAATTCTAACGAAACTAGAAAACAGATCTTCATCAATGACGAATGCGACGAACTAGCTTATTCTCCTACTAGTTACGGAACTACGCTTGAAGAAGCGACAGCATATGCTCCTTTCACAGACATGTCCGTTGAAACCGAGAAGGTCAGGAACGCTACGCTGTACAGTTTCGTAGGAAGTGCCGGTCCCAATGAAGGAAATCTGCTTTTCAATGGCAATACCGTTGCAAGCAATGCATGGCAGGGAGATTCAAGCTCCAGCAATGCACAAGTTTTTGACGTGAAAAATTACATTAATGAAACAGGAAACGAGGCCGGAATCCAGGGCACAACAAGTGGAGGCATGGATGCACTCCAGCAGATCCTTGTTGTTGAATATCAGGAAGAACAAAAATCTGCACCAGTAGCTAACTTTACTACAAATGTAACAACCGGTAAAGCACCTCTTGACGTTCAGTTCATAGATGCATCAACTGGCAATATCTCGTCCTATGCATGGGACTTTGATAACGATGGAACTGTTGACAGTACTGAGCAGAATCCGGTCCACATTTACACCGCAGCCGGTAATTACACCGTCAATCTTACGGTTTCCAATGCGGACGGTAGTGATTCTGAAGTAAAGACCGAGTACATTATCGTAAGTGAACCTCTTTCTGGCTCTCCGGTTGCAAACTTTACTGCAAATATGACAAGCGGTAAAGCACCACTAACCGTCGAATTCACAGATATCTCGACTGGCTCACCGACGAGCTGGCAGTGGGATTTCAATAACGATGGAACTGTTGACAGCACCGAGCAGAACCCGATCTACACTTATGCTGCAGCCGGTACCTACACTGTCAATCTCACCGTAACCGGACCGGATGGAAATGATTCTGAAGTAAAAACTGATTACATTATCGTAAGTGAACCTCTATCTGGCTCTCCGGTTGCAAACTTCACAGCCAATAGAACCAGTGGAAAGGCTCCGCTTGACGTCCAGTTTACAGATGCTTCAATTGGCAACATCTCATCATATTCATGGGACTTTGATAATGATGGAAATGTAGACAGCACTGAACAGAACCCGATCTACACTTATACTGCAGCCGGTACCTACACTGTCAATCTCACTGTTTCCAACGCGGATGGAAATGATTCTGAGGTAAAAACTGGGTATATTAAGGTCTCCAGTCCGTCTTCAGCAAAACCAGTTGCAAACTTTTCTGCGAATCCAACATCAGGAAAAACACCATTAAATGTTAAATTTACTGATACAAGCACAGGCTCCCCAACTTCCTGGTTCTGGAACTTTGGAGACGGATCAAAGTCATACCGCCAGGACCCGATTCATAAGTATTCAAAAGCAGGAATATATACTGTTAACTTGACAGTAAAGAATGCTAAAGGCAGGAACACGGTAACAAAAACAAATTATATTAAAGTGATAACAAAACCGGTTGCAAACTTCACCAGTAGTGTTACATCAGGAAAAACACCATTAAATGTTAAATTTACTGATACAAGCACAGGAATACCTGCTAAATGGATATGGGACTTTGGAGACGGATCAAAGTCATTCCACCAGAATCCGATTCATAAGTATTCAAAGGCAGGAATATATACGGTTAACTTGACTGTAAAGAATGCTAAAGGCAGGAACACGGTAACAAAAACAGAATATATAAAAGTGATAACAAAACCGGTTGCTAACTTCACCAGCAGTGTTACATCAGGAAAAGCGCCATTAAAAGTTACTTTTACTGACACAAGTACAGGAATCCCCGATAAATGGATATGGGACTTTGGAGACGGATCAAAGTCATCCCACCAGAATCTGACTCATAAGTATTCAAAGGCAGGAACATATACTGTTAATTTGACAGTAAAGAATGCTAAAGGCAGGAACACGGTAACAAAAACAGACTATATAAAAGTTGTAACAAAACCAGTTGCTGACTTCTCTGCAACTCCAACCTTTGGAAAAACACCATTAACGGTAGAATTTACTGACAACAGTACAGGAGTTCCTACGGCATGGAAATGGAGTTTTGGAGACGGAACAACTTCCAGAGAAAAGAACCCAGAACATCAGTATTTGCAGGGAGGAAGCTATAAGGTTACACTTACAGTGGTCAACGTTGCAGGTAGCAGTACTGTAACGAAGAAAAACTACATAAAAGTGACAACAAATACAAGACCTGGTATATATTCTGAAAACAAATAA